The following DNA comes from Sediminitomix flava.
ATATTTTGATGAATTATCTTATGACGAAATAGCCAAAGAATTAAATGCTCCATTAGGAACTGTGAAAGCTCAATTGCACAGAGCCAGAGAGTTACTGTATGACTTGGTAAAAAATAAAAAGAATGTTATCTAAAGCATTCTTAACTGAATGAACCTTTATAACCGCAAGAAAAGTTATTTTCTTGCGGTTTTTTATTAAATCAAGAATAGTCTTACCCAAAATAATTCAATAAATTAGCAGTTTAAATACATTACTACCTTTGTGTAGTTATTCATGGAGGTCATAAAGAGTGTCAGTTGATATGCAAATCATCGAAAAATACTTTCCAGATATTACGGAGGATCAAGCAAATAAATTTGCTCAGTTAGAAGAGTTGTACAAAGAATGGAACGAGAAAGTAAATGTTATTTCTAGAAAGGATGTTCAAAACCTTTATGAAAGACATGTTTTGCATTCGTTGAGTATTGCCAAGTTTGTCACTTTCAATGACGGCGCAAGAGTTTTAGATGTTGGAACAGGAGGAGGTTTCCCAGGTATTCCTTTAGCAATTCTGTTTCCTAACACACAATTTCACTGTGTAGATTCTATTGCCAAAAAAATCCGTGTAGTAAATGGAGTAGCAAGCGAACTTAAATTGGATAACCTGCTTGCAGAGCAATGTAGAGCTGAAAAAGTTAAGGGTGAATTTGATTTTGCCGTTACTCGTGCTGTTGCAACTATTGACATCTTACATAGATGGGTTCAGAAGAAAATCAGTAAAAGCCAACAACATGAGGTAAAAAATGGTTTATTCTGTTTGAAGGGGGGCGACTTAACTGAAGAGTTTGCCAACTTCAAGAAACACTATCGTTTCTACGACCTAAAAGACATCTACGAAGAGGAATTCTTCGAGACGAAAAAGGTTGTATACGTTCCAATGTAAGATTATTGAGTTTAGATTTTTACCCTCAAAAAATATAAAATGGCTGCTAGTATGAAAAGTATCCAAAATCCGATTTCGAAAGAAATGGAGATTTTTGGAAAAAAATTTAAAGCAGAACTGAAAAGTAAGGTTTGGATGCTAGATAAAATCACTTCCTATATGCTTAAGCAGAAAGGAAAGCAGGTTCGTCCTGTATTGGTTTTTCTATCGGCAGGTCTTGCTGGAGGTATTTCCGAGGCAAGTTATAGGGGAGCTTCTCTAATTGAATTGTTGCACACAGCTACTTTAGTCCATGACGATGTAGTCGATGCTTCAGAACAACGAAGAGGGTTCTTCTCTGTGAATGCTCTTTGGGGCGATAAGGTAGCGGTCCTACTAGGCGATTACCTATTAGCTAAAGGGCTATTACTTTCCTTAGATCATAATGATTTCAAATTACTTCAGATCGTTTCTAAAGCAGTCAAAGAAATGAGTGAAGGTGAACTTCTTCAGTTGGAAAAAGCTAGGAAGCTAGACATCACAGAAGATGTATACTATGAAATCATTCGTCAGAAAACGGCTACTTTGATTGAAGCTTGTTGTGCTGTTGGGGTTGCCTCTACTGGGGCTGATGATGCCACAGTTCAAAAAGCGGCTCTTATGGGGGAAAAAATCGGTATGGCATTCCAAATCAAAGATGACCTGTTTGACTTTGGTACAGATGAAATCGGTAAACCACTTGGCATAGATATCAAGGAAAAGAAGATGACTTTACCTTTAATCTATGCTCTTTCTCAAGCCGATAAATCTACCCAACGCAAAATCCGAAAGATGATGCGTAACCATAATGAAGACCCTAAAAAGATCAATGAAATCATTGATTTTGTAAAAAAATCTGATGGTTTAGGCTACGCGACAAAAGTGATGAATCAATACATTACTGATGCACGAAAAATCTTAGATAGCTTTCCGGAGTCCGACTATCGTACCTCAATGCATGACTTAATTAGTTATGTGATTGAGCGTAAAAAATAAGATCAAAAGTCTTCAATAATATAAAAGCTGTTTCAAAAGTAGATCATCTATCTTTTGAAACAGCTTTTTTTTATTCATTTTAGGACAAATTCATAAATATGAAGTATAATGCATAACTAAATTTATTTCATATAACTATGCGATTTTTACTTTTTTTCATTGTCTCTTCTTTTTTCCTTACTTCGTGCGGTAGTAACAACAATACTCGATTTAAATTTGAAGGCTTTACCTACAGAGATCCAGTTGGTAATATACTTTCCATCGACCCTACGGATTGGAACTTTACTGATAATTGGAATAGCCAAGAACATGCACTCTTTGAAGAATCCAAACAAACTTGTATACTCAACAACGATATGTTACGGATATTAGCGTTTCCGAACCCCATCGTTTCTGATTTTAATTTACAGATAGATAAGAATAATGAAAGCTTATTTTCTTATCGTGTAGTAGATCAAAACTTCAACTTATACTTTTCTGGCGACTCTATTACTGATCAAAGTATACGTTTCAAGCTAAAGGAAAATATAGATGTAAAAGGTAATATTCTAAGGGTTTATTATAAAGTTATTGAAGAAAACTGCGAGTATATTGGACATGGAGATATTGAAATATATCCATATTAAGATCGTAAGACGAAAACTCGACTCTTTTCAGACTAACAAAGTGACTATTTTTTATTCTTATTTTTAATGACACAAATTACAATTTCAGAAACTAGAGATATCAAATTAGAAGATATCATCCAACTGTATAAAGCCAATGAGTGGAGTGCTGCCCAAAAACCACAAAAGCTTTACAATGCCCTCATCAATTCTCATGGATTAGTTTCTGCTTGGGAAAATGAAAAACTAGTAGGTATTGGAAATGCAATCTCTGATGGACACCTTGTCGTATATTATCCACATTTACTGATACTCCCAGAATATCAAGGAAAAGGAATTGGCAAAATGATAATGAATAAAATGCAAGAAATCTATGGCGATTTCCATATGCAAATGCTAACGGCAGATGGAAAAGCAATTGATTTTTATCAGAAAATGGGATTTGAGCGCGCAGGTGAAACAGAACCTATGTGGATTTATAGTGGTGGAGAACACTAAACTTGACTTTTACCGACAACTGTTTACCTATTTAAGGATTTTAAATAAGTATACACTTCTTGTTGCCTATGTTGAAATGCCATTTCTTCAGCGGTTTTACCCATGTAGTTCTTGGCATTTCGGTCGACACCACCTCTAATCAAAAGTTGAGCTACATCCACATGATTACTCACAGCAGCTAGGTGTAAAGGTGTATCCCCTTCTGCATTTTTCTGATTGGCTTTTGCTCCTTCTCTCAGTAAAAGATTTACGATTTCGGTATAGCCTCCCAACGCTGCCAAATGTAAGGCTGAATTTCCCATATCAGAGATTGCCAAGATATCGACATCATTGTTTATTAGCATCCGAACAATTGCAGCATGCCCTTTAAAAGCTGCTAAATGAAGAGGTGTTAAGCCTTTTTCATCCTTCACATCTTTATTAATATCTTTTTCTAGAAAAAGCTCTAATACACTAATTTGATCATTTTCACTTGCTAGATGTACTGGCGTACGTCCTTCATTATTTGCTACATTTATATACGCC
Coding sequences within:
- the rsmG gene encoding 16S rRNA (guanine(527)-N(7))-methyltransferase RsmG; amino-acid sequence: MQIIEKYFPDITEDQANKFAQLEELYKEWNEKVNVISRKDVQNLYERHVLHSLSIAKFVTFNDGARVLDVGTGGGFPGIPLAILFPNTQFHCVDSIAKKIRVVNGVASELKLDNLLAEQCRAEKVKGEFDFAVTRAVATIDILHRWVQKKISKSQQHEVKNGLFCLKGGDLTEEFANFKKHYRFYDLKDIYEEEFFETKKVVYVPM
- a CDS encoding GNAT family N-acetyltransferase; translated protein: MTQITISETRDIKLEDIIQLYKANEWSAAQKPQKLYNALINSHGLVSAWENEKLVGIGNAISDGHLVVYYPHLLILPEYQGKGIGKMIMNKMQEIYGDFHMQMLTADGKAIDFYQKMGFERAGETEPMWIYSGGEH
- a CDS encoding polyprenyl synthetase family protein, with the protein product MAASMKSIQNPISKEMEIFGKKFKAELKSKVWMLDKITSYMLKQKGKQVRPVLVFLSAGLAGGISEASYRGASLIELLHTATLVHDDVVDASEQRRGFFSVNALWGDKVAVLLGDYLLAKGLLLSLDHNDFKLLQIVSKAVKEMSEGELLQLEKARKLDITEDVYYEIIRQKTATLIEACCAVGVASTGADDATVQKAALMGEKIGMAFQIKDDLFDFGTDEIGKPLGIDIKEKKMTLPLIYALSQADKSTQRKIRKMMRNHNEDPKKINEIIDFVKKSDGLGYATKVMNQYITDARKILDSFPESDYRTSMHDLISYVIERKK